The following nucleotide sequence is from Ferruginibacter lapsinanis.
TCCAAAATATTTCAATGGAGATTCCAATTCTCCGGGCTTAAAAAAACCGGGTAAAGGCGCCGGCTGGGCATTTATTGAAGGTAATAATACAGTGGTTGGATAACTCATATTGCCCTGCGATAAATAAACGGCCAGGTCATTGGCCCTGTACCTGCTGTTATAAGAATATATCTTTCCATCCCATTGTATCGGCTTTTTAAACTCAGCATTCAACTTTACCGGATAATAATTCTGATTGATATAATTGGCAACAGCTTCATTCTGATATGTTTCCCTGTCCATCACTTTACACCATCCGCACCAGTCTGTGTAAAGGTCTACCAATATCGGCTTGGGAGTTTTTATATACGCTTCCTGCATTTCTTCCACACTCATCCATTGTACCTTTGCCTTTTTAGGGGCAATAAAAGAAACCGCAACCACGAAAAAAGTTGTTACCGCTAAAAAATTAATAACCTTTTGCATAAATAATTGTTTAGTAGCTTAGCTATTTACTTAAATAAAAATAATGAATAAAATTGTTGTAGCCATTACAGGTGCCAGTGGATCTATCTACGCCAAGGTTTTACTCGACAAATTACTTGCCATAAAAAATCAATGGGATGAAATTGGTGTAATTTTAACAGAGAATGCCAAAACTGTTTGGCAAACGGAATTAGATAACGAGCGCTACACCAATTACCCTTTTAAATTCTATACCCAACAGGATTTCAATGCCCCTTTTGCATCAGGTTCCGGCAAATATAATATCATGTTGATCGTTCCGTGCAGTATGGGCACATTGGGCAGGATTGCAGGTGGCATCAGCAACGATCTGATCAGCAGAGCTGCAGATGTGATGCTGAAAGAAAGGCGCACACTTATCTGTGTAGCAAGAGACACTCCTTATAGCCTGATCCATATCCGAAATATGGAAACCATCACTTTAGCCGGGGGCATCATTTGTCCGGCTACGCCGTCTTTTTACAGTAAACCAAAAACATTGGAAGATGTGGCAGCAACTGTTGTTGATCGTGTTTTAGATCTTGCAGGGCTGGATATTAGTACTTATCGCTGGGGAGAATGAAAGAACACTGACGGCACCGATCAAACTGAGTACCACTAATAAAAAATAAGTGATCATGAGTTCAATAAGTCAAATCAGTGTTCTGCAAATAATTATCTCAGATCGATGATCTCTACTCCTGGATTTTTCTTTGCATCAAATACAAACTGAGCATCTGCAACTACAGCTTTTGTATTCATGTTCTTTACAGAATAGGTAAACTTGTTACCGGCTTTTTCAAATACTTTGGTAGAAACGATCGTTTGTGTAGCCTTATCTACGTAAACCAATACTTTAAAGAATGGTTTGCTTTTATCGATCGGCGTTAACTCTATTTCCTGAACCACTTTACCATTCAATGTTTTATCGCCATTCAATTTGTATAAAAAATCCTTGTCGTAAAAATTGGTAAATATTTTTTGAGGAGTAAGCGTATTGTTGCTTGGGTCTATTTTAGTGATCGTTAGTTCATTGGCTGATTTATCCAGCGTTGAAACATTACTACCATCACAATAAATTTCCTGGCCGGTTACATTTACACGGTACTTGGTTCCTTTCATGAAAACTGTACCTGTTTTATTTCCTAATACCTTACCTGCTGCATTTTCAATTTTCAGAGAAAAAGTTGCTTGAACAGCTTTAAAAGTTTTAAATTTTGCACTTACTGCATCTAATATTTTTTTAGCTTCCGGGTCACTTTTACCCATTCCTTTCAAAGGTTGGGCAATAACTGAAGTCACTGTAAACAAACTCAACAACAAAACCGCTAATACTTTATTCATTTTCTTATTTTAAAGGGTGCAAAGATAAACACATAGACGGTTTTATGCAACCATAGGTTTAAGTGCAGTTGGTAATTAAATGTTAATGCTATAATCGTTTTTAATTCACTTCATTATGCAATGCACCAGATTTTACGGCATTCTTTTTACCGGAAAATTCTTTTGCAGCTTTGATGAATCTCATAAAAATTGGCTGAGGGTTTTCTACAGTACTCTTTAATTCAGGATGGTATTGTACACCAATAAAGAATGGATGTGAAGGTAATTCGACAATTTCAACAAGTCCGGTTGCAGGGTTTTTACCACTTGCGATCATACCTGCCTCTTCAAACTGAGACAGATAATTATTATTGAACTCCCAACGATGACGATGTCTTTCGCTTATTGAAGACTGACCATATATATCATATGCTAATGACCCTTCTTTCAGATCACAAGGATAAGCTCCTAAACGCATGGTGCCGCCTTTCTTCTTTACTTTTTTCTGTTCTTCCATTAAATCTATTACAGGATGTTTGGTATCCTTGTCCATTTCTGTAGAATGTGCTCCATTTAAAAACAATACATTCCTTGCAAATTCAATAACAGCCATTTGCATACCTAAACAAATCCCGAAGAATGGCAATTTGTGTTCTCTTGCATATTTTACAGCGATGATCTTTCCTTCTACTCCTCTCATACCAAATCCAGGTGCTACTAACAAGCCATCTAAATGACCTAGCTTTTCTGCTACATTGTCATCCGTAATATGTTCGCTATGCACATTTACTATATTCACTTTGCATTCATTCATAGCACCGGCATGAATAAATGATTCTAAAATAGATTTATAGGCATCCTGCAATTCAATATACTTTCCGATCAATCCTATATTTACTTTTCCTGCCGGATGTTTCAGTTTATCTAAAAACCCTTTCCACTTCACCAGGTCGGGTGCAGCATACCCATTTATATGTAATAGTTTTAAAACAGTTGTATCCAGTTTTTCCTGCAACATTTTAATAGGCACTTCATAGATAGTGCTGGCATCCATTGCTTCAATCACTGCTTCTGTTTTCACATTACAAAACAGGGCAATTTTTCTTTTCAGGTCTGCACCCAAAGGTTTTTCAGAACGACATACTATTATATCAGGACGAACACCATTCTCACTTAATAATTTTACACTATGTTGAGTTGGTTTGGTCTTCAACTCTCCTGCCGCTTTTAAATAAGGGATCAATGTGAGGTGAACCACCAAACAATCTTCATCTGCCATTTCCCACTGCAACTGACGAACAGCTTCTACAAATGGTAAACTTTCGATATCACCTACTGTTCCGCCGATCTCTGTAATTACAATATCATATTCGCCGCTATCACCAATCAATAACATTCTTCGTTTGATCTCATCCGTTATGTGTGGAATTACCTGTACGGTCTTGCCCAGATAAGCCCCTTCTCTTTCTTTATTGATAACAGTTTGGTAAATACGGCCTGTGGTAACATTATTTGCCTGGGAAGTAAATATATTTAAGAATCTTTCGTAATGCCCCAGATCCAGATCTGTTTCGGCCCCATCTTCGGTAACAAAACACTCTCCATGTTCATAAGGATTCAAGGTTCCGGGGTCAACATTAATATAAGGATCAAATTTTTGAATTGTAACCCTCAATCCTCTTGATTGTAATAATTTAGCAAGAGATGCTGCAATGATCCCCTTTCCTAAAGAAGATGTAACTCCGCCTGTAACAAAAATATATTTGGCCATAGTATATAATAGAATATTAATTAATAAAATTAAAATCACCCTCTCAACAGATCGTTGAAAAGTACATATTTTGACCAGTGGAAAAGTGAATATGAGAAAAAATCCTAGAGGTCATGCAAACATACTGCAAATATTCGGGGTAAAAAAAATTAGCAGCTTTTAACAACAAAAAAAAGCAATAAAAAAATGCTTGTCCATCTTAAACGAAACACAAGCCAGCTACGCAAACGATTGCAAAACAGCATTTAACTAAATAATTGAAAGTTTCTTGCAAAACTTTTGTTTAGCAGTAGTTTGCACCGTATTTTTAGGCATCTTTTCACAGCACTTGTGCAAAAAAAAGGCAAAATAACCTTACAGAAATCATATAAAAAAACAACCATATATGGGTGCAATCAAAGACAAGTTTAAAGCAAAGTCGGATGTAGTAGGAGCAGAAATCAAGGCAATGCTTAAGGAACACGGTGATAAAAAAATCGGGGAAGTAACACTTAGCCAGATTTATCAAGGTATGAGAGGTATTACCGGACTTGTTTCTGAAACATCTTTATTAGATGCACAGGAAGGTATCCGTTTTCGTGGACATACAATACCTGAATTACAGGAGAAATTACCAAAGGCTCCGGGTGGTACAGAACCATTACCGGAAGGATTATTTTATCTTATGTTGATGGGTGAGATGCCAACCGATGAAGATGTAGCAGAATTGTCATCTTTATTACAACGTCGCAGTCACGTGCCAAAACATGTATTAGATTCAATTGAGGCCACTCCGCTCAGCACCCATCCAATGACCCAATTTGTAATTGCTATCATGGCATTACAAACTGAAAGCAGTTTTGCCAAACGTTATGCCGAAGGCATGAGCAAAAAAGATTATTGGGAAGCAGTGTTTGATGATTCATTGGACCTGATCGCTCGTTTACCAAGAATTGCTGCATATATATATCGTCGTAAATATAAATTCGGACGCCATATCGAACCTAATGGTTTGTTGGATTGGGCCGGTAATTTTTCCCATATGATGGGGTACGATAACGAAGACTTTAAAGAGTTGATGCGTTTATATATGACCATTCATGCTGATCATGAAGGTGGTAACGTATCTGCTCATACAACACACCTGGTAGGCTCTGCATTAAGTGATCCTTACCTTGCTTTTGCTGCAGGTATGAATGGCTTAGCCGGACCATTACATGGATTGGCTAACCAGGAAGTGATCAAATGGATATTTGGAATGACCGATGAACTTGGTACACAAACTCCATCTAAAACACAGATAGAAGAATACGTTAAGAAAACGTTGAGCGAAGGAAAAGTAGTGCCGGGTTACGGACACGCTGTTCTTCGTAAAACAGATCCACGTTTTACTGCTCAAATGGAATTCGGTAAAAAACATTTACCAGACGATCCGTTAGTAAACACTGTTTGGAATATATATGAAGCAGTACCTCCTATCCTGCAATCATTAGGAAAAATTAAAAACCCATGGCCAAACGTTGATGCACACAGTGGCGCATTATTAGTTCATTACGGAATGGTTGAATATGAATTCTATACCGTATTGTTTGGTGTATCAAGAGCATTGGGTGTATTATCCAGTCTTTGTTGGGACAGAGCGTTAGGCTTCCCTCTTGAAAGACCAAAATCTGTTACAACCGAATTAGTAAAATCATGGTTGGAAGGAAAGGATGAGATCTGGGGCGACTAAAACATAAATTATTACAGGCTTACAACTTTTGTACATAGCCGGAACCAAGGTTCCGGCTATTTGTTTCAAGGCCAGATGCCTGTCACATAGAATTATTTGTTATTTTTAAGGTAGAAATAGCTTCACATAAAAAAGATACATGACCGCAGGCACCCAGGAATCAATATTTCAACATTACTTCAGCAACAATTATTCATACGATGAGTTATTAGGCGACGACGGTACTCTCCGCCCCCATTGGCAAACATTCTTTAATTCTTTTAGTCAGCTCGGCCCTTCACAAATACAAGACAGGGCCCAGGATATTTTACGTTTTTTAAAAGAGAATGGTGTTACCTATAATGTATATGGTGATCCCAATGGATTGAACCGCCCCTGGAACCTGGACGTGATCCCCTTTTTGATCAGCCAGCAGGAATGGCAAAAAATAGAATCCGGACTTATTCAGCGTGCTACTCTTTTCGATCTTATTTTGAAAGATCTCTATGGTGACCGTTTATTGATCAAAGAAGGATTGTTACCACTTGAATTGATCTATAATCACTCAGGATTTTTAAGACAATGCTCAGACATACAACTACCGGGTAAGCATAGCCTCATTTTATATTCAGCAGATATGGCCCGTAGCCCCGAAGGCAAAATATGGGTATTGAACGATCGTACGCAGGCACCTTCAGGATCGGGTTATGCATTGGAAAACAGAACAGCCATTGCACGTATATTACCCGAATTATTTTCGGGTTTAAAAGTGCGACATCTTTCTCCTTATTTTATTGCATTAAGAAACTCATTACAAAATTTAGCTCCGGCAAAAGCACAGAATCCACGTATTGTAATTCTTACACCGGGACCAAGCAACGAAACATATTTTGAACACTCTTATCTTTCTTCTTACTTAGGCTATACTTTAGTACAGGGCGAAGACCTGATGGTGAAAGATAATTTTGTCTGGTTAAAAACAATCGGCGGACTGGAAAAAGTGGATGTGATCATTCGCAGGGTGGATGATGTGTATTGTGACCCGTTGGAATTAAGAGAAGACTCACGGTTAGGTGTATCCGGTTTATTGCAGGCAGTAAGAAGCGGGAATGTTACCATTGCCAATCCGCTCGGAAGCAGTGTGTTAGAAAACCCGGGGCTGATGGGCTTCTTACCAAGACTGGCAAGACATTTTTTTGGAGAAGACCTGATATTACCTACCATCGCATCGTGGTGGTGTGGACAACCAAAAGAATTGCAGTATGTGCTTGATAATATTGAATCACTGGTCATTAAAAAGATATACAGAGAATCGAGGATCAGCACATCAGTCAATACGGCTAATCTTACCAAAGAAGGCGTAGCAAAACTGAAACAGGAAATAATTGCTCATCCGTATATGTTTGTGGGACAAGAGAAGATCGCTTTCTCTTCTACTCCATCATTGATAAGCGGACATATTGAACCACGTAATGTATTATTCAGAAGTTTTCTTGTAAGCAATGGTGATAGCTATACCTGCATGACAGGCGGACTCGGCAGAACTTCTGCAGAGCCGGGAAATTTTGTTATATCCAATCAGTTGGGAGGTATCAGTAAAGATACCTGGATCATTTCTCCGGAACCCGGCTACACCATGAGCAGCAACAAGGATGTATTAAAAACAAAGAATCCTATTTTTAGTGGCGTGCTGCCAAGTCATACCGCAGAAAATCTTTTTTGGGTAGGCCGTTATGCTGAGAGAGTGTTGGGCAATGCCCGTTTTCAACGTACCGTAATGCAATTTGTAACAGAAGGTAACAGACTGCAATTTGAAAATGATATTAAAACAGAACACCAGCTTTTACGAACATTAACAGAATACACCTGCACCTATCCCGGCTTTACAGGAGATGATGCAGAAGAAAAATTCAAAAACCCCTGGCCCGAATTAACAGACACTTTATTCAATATAGACAGACCGGGAAGTTTGAGTTATAATTTTTCTTTGTTCACCAAAGCGGTCAATACAGTTCGTGATCATTGGAGCACAGATACCTGGCGTGTGTTAAAAGGAATGGAAGATGAATGGGACGCTGCGGCAAAATCGCAACTAACCAATTTCCGGATGATCAGTGCCTTAGATAATCTCATCACTTCAATGGTGGCATTCATCGGGTTGAACAGGGAAAGTATTTCACGGGAACAGGGATGGAATTTATTAGATACGGGAAGAAAAATTGAACAAAGTCTTTTATTGATCAATATCCTGCAATCTACCTTAACAGAAACCGCTACGGAAGAAGTTGAATACAATTTGCAGGAAGCTGTTTTGAAAAGTCATGAAACATTAATGAACTACCGGTACAAATACAAGGTACATATACAATTACCGCTTGTGCTTGAACTGATGTTGCTTGATACAACAAATCCTCGTTCATTGATATATCAGATCGAAAGATTAAAAGCCTATTTGTCCAGTTTGCCTAAAACAAGAAATGATCATTCGCTTGAAAAACATGAGCGGCTGATACTGGAAGCATTTACTTTAGTGAAACTGGCAGATAAAAATCAACTGGCAAAGGCAGATGAAACAACAGGGACCTATAAAAAATTAGAAGAATTATTTGCTCAGCTGAATACATTGCTTTTAGCGATCCCTGATGTGATCTCAAGGAAATACTTTAAACATGCACAGGGGCAAAAACAATTATTTACATCCGAAGATGATCCATCGATATAATTGCAGTACTTACCATGATTCAATACACGATCACACATAAAACAGAATATATCTACAGAGAGCCCATTGCACTCTGTCATAATATTGCCCGGCTGATACCAAGATCCGTTAACGGACAAGTATGTAGTATGTCTGAGATCGTTATTACCCCAAAGCCTGACACCTACAAACGATACGAAGATTTTTTCGGTAACCATGTTGCCTATTTTGCCATTGAGCAAGATCACAGCAAACTAACGGTAACAGTTACCTCAAATATTGAGATCACTCCCGGCACCTTACAATTCAACGAATACCCTACAGAAGCATGGGAACATGTAGCTGCTAAACTCCTTACCAACACCGAAGAAAATATAGAAGTACGCCAATACATACCGGAAACGGGCATGACTGAGATCACTCCTGAAATAAAGGATTACGCACTGCAATCGTTTACTCCCGGCAGGCCTTTATTTGAAGCCACTTATGATCTGATGCAAAGAATATACAAAGACTTTGAATTCAAAGCAGGATTGACTACCGTAGCCACTCCTGTAAAAGAAACGCTTAAGCTGCGTAAAGGTGTTTGCCAGGACTTTGCTCATTTAGCAATCACCTGTTTGCGATCGGTTGGTTTGCCTGCCCGCTATATCAGTGGTTATATAGAAACCATCTCCAAACCCGGAAAAGAAAAACTTGTTGGAGCAGATGCATCACATGCCTGGTTCTCTGTATATATACCTGGTGCAGGCTGGGTAGATTTTGATCCCACCAATAACCAGATCCCTTCTTCTCAACATATCACCATTGGCTGGGGAAGAGATTATGCAGATATTGCTCCGTTAAAAGGTATCATCCTCAGCAGCCGGCCGCATAAATTGCTTGTGTCGGTGGATGTAAAGAGAGTAAATTAATTGTCAGAATCAGGACTTACAGGATGAAAGGATGAACAGGATTTAAGAATAAAATTTGAAAATATTTCCAAATAAAAATTTGATCTCGAAAATTCGATTCAGACAAAAAAAGATAACTACATTTTAATTAAATATATCCCCCCTTCCCAATACTCTAATCCCGGAAATCTTCAAATCCTGGAA
It contains:
- a CDS encoding thioredoxin family protein — protein: MQKVINFLAVTTFFVVAVSFIAPKKAKVQWMSVEEMQEAYIKTPKPILVDLYTDWCGWCKVMDRETYQNEAVANYINQNYYPVKLNAEFKKPIQWDGKIYSYNSRYRANDLAVYLSQGNMSYPTTVLLPSINAQPAPLPGFFKPGELESPLKYFGDGGYKTKTFPEFLKTFSKTW
- a CDS encoding UbiX family flavin prenyltransferase — translated: MNKIVVAITGASGSIYAKVLLDKLLAIKNQWDEIGVILTENAKTVWQTELDNERYTNYPFKFYTQQDFNAPFASGSGKYNIMLIVPCSMGTLGRIAGGISNDLISRAADVMLKERRTLICVARDTPYSLIHIRNMETITLAGGIICPATPSFYSKPKTLEDVAATVVDRVLDLAGLDISTYRWGE
- a CDS encoding LolA family protein codes for the protein MNKVLAVLLLSLFTVTSVIAQPLKGMGKSDPEAKKILDAVSAKFKTFKAVQATFSLKIENAAGKVLGNKTGTVFMKGTKYRVNVTGQEIYCDGSNVSTLDKSANELTITKIDPSNNTLTPQKIFTNFYDKDFLYKLNGDKTLNGKVVQEIELTPIDKSKPFFKVLVYVDKATQTIVSTKVFEKAGNKFTYSVKNMNTKAVVADAQFVFDAKKNPGVEIIDLR
- a CDS encoding CTP synthase, with amino-acid sequence MAKYIFVTGGVTSSLGKGIIAASLAKLLQSRGLRVTIQKFDPYINVDPGTLNPYEHGECFVTEDGAETDLDLGHYERFLNIFTSQANNVTTGRIYQTVINKEREGAYLGKTVQVIPHITDEIKRRMLLIGDSGEYDIVITEIGGTVGDIESLPFVEAVRQLQWEMADEDCLVVHLTLIPYLKAAGELKTKPTQHSVKLLSENGVRPDIIVCRSEKPLGADLKRKIALFCNVKTEAVIEAMDASTIYEVPIKMLQEKLDTTVLKLLHINGYAAPDLVKWKGFLDKLKHPAGKVNIGLIGKYIELQDAYKSILESFIHAGAMNECKVNIVNVHSEHITDDNVAEKLGHLDGLLVAPGFGMRGVEGKIIAVKYAREHKLPFFGICLGMQMAVIEFARNVLFLNGAHSTEMDKDTKHPVIDLMEEQKKVKKKGGTMRLGAYPCDLKEGSLAYDIYGQSSISERHRHRWEFNNNYLSQFEEAGMIASGKNPATGLVEIVELPSHPFFIGVQYHPELKSTVENPQPIFMRFIKAAKEFSGKKNAVKSGALHNEVN
- a CDS encoding citrate (Si)-synthase, eukaryotic, which encodes MGAIKDKFKAKSDVVGAEIKAMLKEHGDKKIGEVTLSQIYQGMRGITGLVSETSLLDAQEGIRFRGHTIPELQEKLPKAPGGTEPLPEGLFYLMLMGEMPTDEDVAELSSLLQRRSHVPKHVLDSIEATPLSTHPMTQFVIAIMALQTESSFAKRYAEGMSKKDYWEAVFDDSLDLIARLPRIAAYIYRRKYKFGRHIEPNGLLDWAGNFSHMMGYDNEDFKELMRLYMTIHADHEGGNVSAHTTHLVGSALSDPYLAFAAGMNGLAGPLHGLANQEVIKWIFGMTDELGTQTPSKTQIEEYVKKTLSEGKVVPGYGHAVLRKTDPRFTAQMEFGKKHLPDDPLVNTVWNIYEAVPPILQSLGKIKNPWPNVDAHSGALLVHYGMVEYEFYTVLFGVSRALGVLSSLCWDRALGFPLERPKSVTTELVKSWLEGKDEIWGD
- a CDS encoding circularly permuted type 2 ATP-grasp protein; translated protein: MTAGTQESIFQHYFSNNYSYDELLGDDGTLRPHWQTFFNSFSQLGPSQIQDRAQDILRFLKENGVTYNVYGDPNGLNRPWNLDVIPFLISQQEWQKIESGLIQRATLFDLILKDLYGDRLLIKEGLLPLELIYNHSGFLRQCSDIQLPGKHSLILYSADMARSPEGKIWVLNDRTQAPSGSGYALENRTAIARILPELFSGLKVRHLSPYFIALRNSLQNLAPAKAQNPRIVILTPGPSNETYFEHSYLSSYLGYTLVQGEDLMVKDNFVWLKTIGGLEKVDVIIRRVDDVYCDPLELREDSRLGVSGLLQAVRSGNVTIANPLGSSVLENPGLMGFLPRLARHFFGEDLILPTIASWWCGQPKELQYVLDNIESLVIKKIYRESRISTSVNTANLTKEGVAKLKQEIIAHPYMFVGQEKIAFSSTPSLISGHIEPRNVLFRSFLVSNGDSYTCMTGGLGRTSAEPGNFVISNQLGGISKDTWIISPEPGYTMSSNKDVLKTKNPIFSGVLPSHTAENLFWVGRYAERVLGNARFQRTVMQFVTEGNRLQFENDIKTEHQLLRTLTEYTCTYPGFTGDDAEEKFKNPWPELTDTLFNIDRPGSLSYNFSLFTKAVNTVRDHWSTDTWRVLKGMEDEWDAAAKSQLTNFRMISALDNLITSMVAFIGLNRESISREQGWNLLDTGRKIEQSLLLINILQSTLTETATEEVEYNLQEAVLKSHETLMNYRYKYKVHIQLPLVLELMLLDTTNPRSLIYQIERLKAYLSSLPKTRNDHSLEKHERLILEAFTLVKLADKNQLAKADETTGTYKKLEELFAQLNTLLLAIPDVISRKYFKHAQGQKQLFTSEDDPSI
- a CDS encoding transglutaminase family protein produces the protein MIQYTITHKTEYIYREPIALCHNIARLIPRSVNGQVCSMSEIVITPKPDTYKRYEDFFGNHVAYFAIEQDHSKLTVTVTSNIEITPGTLQFNEYPTEAWEHVAAKLLTNTEENIEVRQYIPETGMTEITPEIKDYALQSFTPGRPLFEATYDLMQRIYKDFEFKAGLTTVATPVKETLKLRKGVCQDFAHLAITCLRSVGLPARYISGYIETISKPGKEKLVGADASHAWFSVYIPGAGWVDFDPTNNQIPSSQHITIGWGRDYADIAPLKGIILSSRPHKLLVSVDVKRVN